In Kwoniella pini CBS 10737 chromosome 4, complete sequence, one DNA window encodes the following:
- a CDS encoding NADH dehydrogenase (quinone), G subunit, which produces MLRRIAQKNLARVAGPSRARLLSTSAPRQADITLTIDGKEVTVPQGTALIQACEQAGAAVPRFCYHDRLAIAGNCRMCLVEVERSPKPVASCAMPAMPGSKVFTNTPLVHKAREGVMEFLLANHPLDCPICDQGGECDLQDQSMRYGSDRTRFHEITGKRAVENKDLGPIVKTSMNRCIQCTRCVRFANDVAGVEDLGTTGRGNDLQIGMYIEKTMDSEMSGNIIDLCPVGALTSKPYAFQARPWELKKTESVDVLDAVGSNIRVDSRGVQVMRVQPKINDEINEEWISDKTRYAYDGLKYQRLTTPLVREGNRFVPASWETAMETIRHGYLNSGARNDEIKAVAGSLADTEALVALKDLVNRLGSENLTLDSKLGDKPPTQSADIRSNYLFNTAIENVEDADAVLLIGTNPRHEAATINSRFRKSFLHRGAEFAVIGEKFDSTFEYEHIGTSPKDVESFLNGKGNKGFAKIWKEAKKPLLIVGSAVTETQDGAAILKAVGKHVSSNESRFLTPEWTGFSVLQRAASRAAAYDIGFTPSSSASSVKPKFVYLLNADDVDPSTIPEDAFVVYQGHHGDLGAQFADVCLPAAAYTEKSATWINTEGRSQMGRTAVPPPGASREDWKIIRALSEVIGNPLPYDDTLQIRQRMFDISPTLVRYDHIEKPSLEIVKTGLQLLSSLQSTTASSNPLKKPIADFYRTDPISRASVTMADCSKAFTKKQYEISDVDAQAQASFA; this is translated from the exons atgcTTAGAAGAATCGCACAAAAGAATCTTGCTAGAGTCGCTGGACCTTCTC GTGCCCGACTCCTCTCTACTTCCGCCCCTCGACAAGCTGATATTACTCTCACTATCGACGGAAAGGAAGTTACGGTACCTCAAGGTACTGCTTTGATTCAAGCCTGTGAACAAGC TGGTGCCGCCGTTCCCCGATT CTGTTATCATGATCGATTAGCTATCGCTGGTAACTGTCGAATGTGTTTGGTTGAG GTTGAGAGATCTCCAAAACCAGTAGCATCATGTGCTATGCCTGCTATGCCAGGATCGAAAGTATTCACCAATACACCTTTAGTTCACAAAGCAAGAGAAGGAGTCATGGAATTCTTATTGGCAAACCATCCATTAGATTGCCCAATTTGTGATCAAGGAGGAGAATGTGATTTacaagatcaatcaatGAGATATGGATCAGATAGAACACGTTTCCACGAAATAACCGGAAAACGTGCGGTAGAAAACAAAGATCTCGGACCAATTGTCAAAACTTCTATGAACAGGTGTATTCAATGTACAAGATGTGTACGATTCGCCAATGATGTTGCTGGTGTGGAAGATTTAGGTACTACTGGTCGAGGAAATGATTTACAAATTGGAATGTACATAGAAAAAACTATGGATTCGGAAATGTCAGGAAACATCATTGATTTGTGTCCTGTCGGAGCTTTAACATCCAAACCATATGCTTTCCAAGCTAGACCATgggaattgaagaaaacTGAATCAGTTGACGTCTTGGATGCTGTTGGAAGTAACATTAGAGTAGATTCAAGAGGTGTTCAAGTTATGAGAGTTCAACCTAAGATCAATGACGAAATCAACGAAGAATGGATCTCGGATAAAACTCGATACGCCTACGATGGATTGAAATACCAACGATTGACCACTCCTTTAGTTAGAGAAGGCAATAGATTCGTACCTGCTTCATGGGAAACTGCAATGGAAACCATCAGACACGGATACCTTAACTCTGGAGCTAGAAATGACGAAATCAAAGCCGTGGCTGGATCTTTAGCAGATACAGAAGCTTTAGTAGCTCTTAAAGATTTGGTTAACAGATTAGGTTCCGAAAACTTGACTTTAGATTCGAAATTAGGCGATAAACCTCCTACCcaatcagctgatattcGATCAAATTATCTATTCAACACTGCTATTGAAAATGTAGAAGACGCAGACGCTGTTTTGTTGATTGGTACCAACCCTCGACATGAAGCTGCTACAATCAACTCTCGATTCAGAAAATCTTTCTTACATAGAGGTGCAGAGTTCGCTGTCATTGGTGAGAAATTCGATTCAACCTTTGAATACGAGCACATCGGTACATCGCCTAAAGACGTTGAATCTTTCCTCAATGGAAAGGGAAACAAGGGTTTCGCTAAGATTTGGAAAGAAGCTAAGAAGCCTTTATTGATTGTTGGGTCCGCTGTCACTGAGACCCAAGATGGTGCTGCTATCTTGAAGGCTGTTGGAAAACATGTATCGAGTAACGAGAGCAGATTCTTGACTCCTGAGTGGACTGGATTCTCAGTCTTACAACGA GCCGCATCTCGAGCAGCAGCTTACGATATTGGCTTcactccttcttcttcggctTCATCAGTCAAACCCAAATTCGTTTACCTTCTTAACGCAGATGACGTTGACCCATCAACAATTCCCGAAGATGCCTTTGTAGTTTATCAAGGACATCACGGTGATCTCGGTGCCCAATTCGCCGATGTGTGTTTACCAGCAGCAGCATACACCGAGAAATCAGCTACTTGGATAAATACTGAAGGTAGATCTCAAATGGGTCGAACTGCAGTACCACCTCCTGGAGCATCCAGAGAAGATTGGAAGATCATTAGAGCTTTATCGGAAGTTATCGGAAACCCATTACCATACGATGATACACTTCAAATACGTCAAAGAATGTTTGATATATCTCCAACACTTGTTCGATATGATCACATCGAAAAACCATCTTTGGAGATTGTAAAAACTGGTCTTCAACTCCTATCTTCACTTCAATCTACAACAGCATCAAGTAATCCATTGAAAAAACCTATAGCAGATTTCTACAGAACAGATCCTATTTCTAGAGCATCTGTAACTATGGCTGATTGTTCAAAAGCTTTCACTAAGAAACAATACGAAATCAGCGATGTAGatgctcaagctcaagcttcTTTTGCTTAG